The DNA segment AAGAGCAACATGCTTCATTTCTGGCGCCAGCACTTCGTGATCGAGGAGAGCATGTGCGAGGTGGACACGACCTGCCTCACGCCGGAGGAGGTGTTCAAGGCGTCCGGCCATGTCACCCGCTTCAACGACGTCATGGTGCGTGACACCGTCACGGGTGAGTGTATCCGCGCTGACAAGTTTCTGGAGGAGTGGAGCGAGGCGCAGATCGAGAAGGACGGCATTACGGCGGAGCAGAAGGACGAGTTCCTGCACTTGctgcacgacgccgccggcatGAACCCCTCCCAGATCAAGGCGGTGCTAGAGAAGCACGCCATCAAATCGCCCAAGGGCAACCCCTTCAGcgaccccttccccttcaACCTTATGTTTGCCACCCACATCGGGCCGGAGGGCGACCGCCTCGGCTACATGCGCCCCGAGCTGGCTCAGGGCATCATCCTGAATTTCAAGCGCCTGATGGACTCCGGCAATGCGCAGCGCATGCCGTTTGCCGGTGCTTGCATCGGGACCGCCTTCCGTAACGAGATCGCCCCGCGCTCGGCGCTTATTCGTGTTCGCGAGTTTACGCTGGCGGAGATCGAGCACTTTGTAAATCCGAACAACAAGAACCACGAGAAGTTCGACCGGGTCCGCGACGTCGAGATCTGGGCGTGGCCGCGCAACCTCCAGGCGAGCAACGAGGACCCCATCCGCATGACGATCGGCGAGGCTGTCCAGGCAAAGGTGATCGACAACCAGACTCTCGGCTACTTCATTGGACGCGTCGCGCTTTTCCTCACGTCCGTCGGCGTCCGCTTCTACCGCTTCCGCCAGCACCAGTCGACGGAGATGGCGCACTACGCCCAGGACTGCTGGGACGCGGAGCTGCTTACCTCATACGGCTGGATCGAGTGCGTTGGCATTGCGGACCGCTCTGCGTACGACTTGACGCAGCACAGCAACGCGTCCAAGAAGgacctgtgcgcgcgtgaggAGTACAACGAGCCCTGCATGgagcgccagctgctg comes from the Leishmania infantum JPCM5 genome chromosome 36 genome and includes:
- a CDS encoding putative glycyl tRNA synthetase; protein product: MPAASSLPAKLEGFVRTEFEDTCRRRFFYGLAFDPYGGTAGLYDLGPTMCAMKSNMLHFWRQHFVIEESMCEVDTTCLTPEEVFKASGHVTRFNDVMVRDTVTGECIRADKFLEEWSEAQIEKDGITAEQKDEFLHLLHDAAGMNPSQIKAVLEKHAIKSPKGNPFSDPFPFNLMFATHIGPEGDRLGYMRPELAQGIILNFKRLMDSGNAQRMPFAGACIGTAFRNEIAPRSALIRVREFTLAEIEHFVNPNNKNHEKFDRVRDVEIWAWPRNLQASNEDPIRMTIGEAVQAKVIDNQTLGYFIGRVALFLTSVGVRFYRFRQHQSTEMAHYAQDCWDAELLTSYGWIECVGIADRSAYDLTQHSNASKKDLCAREEYNEPCMERQLLRQLTKGLIGKTFGKKAGEVMAYLNSAPAEACEAIRAAHAAGQPATVALPSGEEVSITAQMVSFEEKDVKVTGYSYTPSVIEPSFGIGRILYCLLEQSYWVRRDDGGKNDKRAVFSFSPLLAPQKVALLPLMVKPELLATISEIRQELVMRGISVRVDDSSVTIGKKYARVDELGIPFAITCDFEGDGSVTLRERDTASQVRVPKSEVASIVVELCNPLQPLTWDSVKAKYPAQAAAAEK